In a genomic window of Streptococcus oralis:
- a CDS encoding M1 family metallopeptidase has product MQAVEHFITQFVPEHYDLFLDLSRETKTFSGKVTITGQAQSDRISLHQKDLEIASVEVAGQARPFTVDHDNEALHIELAEAGQVELVIAFLGKITDNMTGIYPSYYTVDGIKKEVLSTQFESHFAREAFPCVDEPEAKATFDLALRFDQAEGEVALSNMPEIDVEKRKESGIWKFATTPRMSSYLLAFVAGDLQGVTAKTKNGTLVGVYSTKAHPLSNLDFSLDIAVRSIEFYEDYYGVKYPIPQSLHIALPDFSAGAMENWGLVTYREVYLVVDENSTFASRQQVALVVAHELAHQWFGNLVTMKWWDDLWLNESFANMMEYVCVDAIEPSWNIFEDFQTGGVPAALKRDATDGVQSVHVEVKHPDEINTLFDGAIVYAKGSRLMHMLRRWLGDADFAKGLHAYFEKHQYSNTIGRDLWNALGQASGRDVAAFMDSWLEQPGYPVLTVKVENDVLKISQKQFFIGEHEDKNRLWVVPLNSNWKGLPDTLETESIEIPGYAALLAENEGALRLNTENTAHYITDYQGDLLEAVLAELETLDNTSKLQIVQERRLLAEAGHISYADLLPVLDKLAKEESYLVVSAVSQVISALERFIDEGTETEKAFNTLVAKLARHNYDRLGFEAKDGESDEDELVRQLAVSMMIRSNDAEASQVASQIFAAHKENLAGLPAAIRAQVLINEMKHYETKDLVATYLDLYTHATDAVFKRQLAAALAYSTDADNIQTLIRSWKDKFVVKPQDLSSWYLQFLGHQTTQETVWVWARENWDWIKAALGGDMSFDSFVIFPSHIFKTEERLAEYKEFFEPQLSDLALSRNIRMGIKDIAARVDLIKREKAAVEAVVAQYGKA; this is encoded by the coding sequence ATGCAAGCTGTTGAACATTTTATTACCCAATTTGTTCCTGAACACTATGATTTATTTTTAGACTTGAGTCGTGAGACCAAGACCTTTTCTGGGAAGGTGACCATCACTGGTCAAGCGCAGAGTGACCGTATTTCCCTCCACCAAAAAGACTTGGAAATCGCTTCTGTAGAAGTTGCAGGTCAAGCTCGTCCATTTACAGTTGACCATGACAATGAAGCCCTTCATATCGAATTGGCTGAGGCTGGTCAAGTTGAATTGGTCATCGCCTTTTTAGGAAAAATCACAGACAATATGACAGGGATTTACCCTTCTTACTACACAGTTGATGGTATCAAGAAGGAAGTCTTGTCTACTCAGTTTGAAAGCCATTTTGCGCGTGAAGCCTTCCCATGTGTGGATGAGCCTGAAGCCAAGGCTACTTTTGACCTCGCCCTTCGTTTTGACCAGGCAGAAGGTGAAGTGGCCTTGTCAAACATGCCAGAAATTGATGTGGAAAAACGCAAGGAATCAGGCATCTGGAAGTTTGCGACAACACCTCGCATGTCTTCTTACTTATTAGCTTTTGTTGCAGGTGATTTGCAAGGGGTAACGGCTAAAACTAAAAACGGTACCCTCGTAGGTGTTTACTCAACCAAAGCCCATCCACTATCTAACCTTGATTTCTCATTAGACATCGCTGTTCGCTCAATCGAGTTTTACGAAGATTACTATGGAGTTAAGTACCCAATTCCTCAATCACTTCACATCGCCCTGCCTGACTTCTCAGCTGGTGCTATGGAAAACTGGGGTCTTGTGACCTACCGTGAAGTTTACTTGGTTGTAGATGAGAACTCAACCTTTGCTAGCCGTCAACAAGTTGCCCTAGTTGTAGCACATGAGTTGGCCCACCAATGGTTTGGGAACCTCGTGACTATGAAATGGTGGGATGACCTTTGGCTTAATGAAAGCTTCGCTAACATGATGGAATACGTCTGTGTGGATGCCATCGAGCCAAGTTGGAATATCTTTGAAGACTTCCAAACAGGCGGTGTTCCAGCGGCGCTTAAACGCGATGCGACGGATGGCGTTCAGTCTGTTCACGTTGAAGTTAAACACCCAGACGAAATCAATACCCTCTTTGATGGAGCTATCGTCTATGCTAAAGGAAGCCGTCTCATGCATATGCTTCGCCGTTGGCTCGGTGATGCTGATTTCGCTAAAGGCTTGCATGCTTACTTTGAAAAGCACCAGTACAGCAACACCATTGGTCGTGACCTTTGGAATGCCCTTGGTCAGGCATCAGGACGAGATGTTGCAGCTTTCATGGATTCTTGGTTGGAGCAACCTGGTTATCCAGTTCTCACTGTCAAAGTTGAAAATGATGTCTTGAAGATTTCACAAAAACAATTCTTTATCGGTGAGCACGAAGACAAGAACCGTCTCTGGGTTGTACCACTGAACAGCAACTGGAAGGGCTTGCCAGATACACTTGAAACTGAAAGTATCGAAATTCCTGGCTACGCCGCTCTTCTTGCTGAAAATGAAGGAGCTCTTCGTCTCAACACTGAAAATACTGCCCACTATATTACCGACTATCAAGGAGACTTGTTAGAAGCTGTTCTTGCTGAGTTAGAGACACTTGATAACACAAGCAAACTGCAAATCGTTCAAGAACGTCGTTTGTTGGCTGAAGCAGGGCACATTTCTTATGCAGACTTGCTCCCAGTCCTTGATAAACTTGCTAAGGAAGAGTCTTACCTTGTGGTTTCAGCTGTTTCTCAAGTGATTTCTGCCCTTGAGCGCTTTATCGATGAAGGAACAGAGACTGAGAAAGCCTTTAATACACTCGTTGCTAAATTAGCTCGTCATAACTATGACCGTCTTGGTTTTGAAGCCAAAGACGGAGAATCAGATGAGGATGAATTGGTTCGTCAGTTGGCCGTTTCTATGATGATTCGCTCCAATGATGCAGAAGCTAGTCAAGTCGCTAGCCAAATCTTTGCAGCTCACAAGGAGAACCTTGCAGGACTTCCAGCAGCCATCCGTGCACAAGTTCTTATCAATGAAATGAAACACTATGAGACCAAGGACTTGGTCGCAACTTATCTGGACCTCTACACTCATGCGACGGATGCGGTCTTCAAACGCCAGTTGGCAGCTGCTCTAGCCTACAGTACAGATGCTGACAATATCCAAACCTTGATTCGTTCATGGAAGGACAAATTTGTGGTGAAACCACAAGACCTTTCTTCATGGTACCTCCAATTCCTCGGACACCAAACAACTCAAGAAACTGTTTGGGTATGGGCGCGTGAAAACTGGGATTGGATCAAGGCAGCTCTTGGTGGGGATATGAGCTTTGATAGCTTTGTCATCTTCCCATCACACATCTTTAAAACAGAAGAACGCTTGGCTGAGTATAAGGAATTCTTTGAACCGCAACTTTCTGACCTAGCTCTTAGCCGTAATATCCGCATGGGGATCAAGGATATCGCAGC
- a CDS encoding ASCH domain-containing protein, whose translation MTPQEMWNAYKQINPSIGDEIDAWAFGVEADLLADLVLKGEKTATASAYDLYAIEDEPLPREGTFDVILDSQNQAVCIVEITKVSVQTFHQVSADHAYNEGEGDKSLDYWRQVHEDCFTEWLREAGLTFTPDSKVVLEEFRKVYPL comes from the coding sequence ATGACACCGCAAGAAATGTGGAATGCGTATAAGCAAATTAACCCCTCGATTGGAGATGAGATAGATGCCTGGGCTTTTGGAGTGGAAGCCGATCTCTTGGCAGATTTGGTTTTAAAAGGCGAAAAGACAGCAACCGCCTCAGCCTACGACCTCTACGCAATAGAGGACGAACCTCTTCCGCGAGAAGGTACCTTCGATGTCATTTTAGACAGTCAAAATCAGGCTGTCTGCATTGTCGAAATTACCAAGGTTTCCGTTCAGACTTTTCATCAAGTTTCTGCTGACCATGCCTACAATGAAGGTGAGGGGGATAAATCTTTGGACTATTGGCGCCAGGTCCATGAAGACTGTTTCACCGAGTGGCTGAGAGAGGCAGGACTGACTTTTACACCTGACAGCAAGGTCGTTCTAGAAGAATTTCGCAAGGTCTACCCACTGTAG
- a CDS encoding NUDIX hydrolase — protein sequence MEIKKHFGVYAVCFENGKLLCIEKTRGPYQHRYDLPGGSQQLGEGLTETLIREVMEETEFTVRSYSNPRIYDVFVREELKNFMVHHIMAFYDIVLDFEHSQNSIPQEVLDGSNDSANALWLNLEEITTENASPLVLKVKAELLGFPELDKTLYMNWKVNDEKSTCP from the coding sequence ATGGAAATCAAAAAACACTTTGGAGTCTATGCTGTTTGCTTTGAAAATGGGAAGTTACTCTGCATTGAAAAAACGAGAGGCCCTTATCAACATCGTTATGATCTACCTGGTGGTAGTCAGCAACTTGGTGAAGGATTGACGGAAACTCTGATTAGAGAAGTGATGGAAGAGACAGAATTTACTGTTAGAAGCTACTCAAATCCTCGAATCTACGATGTTTTCGTCAGGGAAGAGTTGAAAAATTTTATGGTTCACCATATCATGGCATTTTATGATATAGTACTCGATTTTGAACACTCCCAAAATTCAATTCCTCAGGAGGTTCTTGATGGAAGTAATGATTCAGCAAATGCACTTTGGTTGAATTTGGAAGAAATTACTACAGAAAATGCATCACCATTAGTCTTGAAGGTCAAAGCAGAGTTATTGGGATTTCCAGAGTTGGACAAGACCTTGTATATGAATTGGAAGGTGAATGATGAAAAATCAACTTGTCCTTAG
- a CDS encoding 3-oxoacyl-ACP reductase: MTRRVLITGVSSGIGLAQARLFLEKGYQVYGVDQGENPLLQGDFHFLQRDLTLDLEPIFDWCPYVDVLCNTAGVLDAYKPLLEQSAQEIQEIFEINYVTPVELTRHYLTQMLENKKGIIINMCSIASSLAGGGGHAYTSSKHALAGFTKQLALDYAETGIQVFGIAPGAVKTAMTAADFEPGGLANWVASETPIKRWIEPEEVAEISLFLASGKASAMQGQILTIDGGWSLK, encoded by the coding sequence ATGACTAGACGTGTATTGATTACAGGTGTAAGTTCAGGGATTGGTCTGGCTCAAGCTCGACTCTTTTTAGAGAAGGGTTATCAAGTTTATGGAGTTGACCAAGGTGAAAATCCACTCTTACAGGGTGATTTCCACTTTTTACAGAGAGATTTGACCTTGGACTTGGAGCCAATTTTTGACTGGTGTCCTTATGTGGATGTTTTGTGCAATACTGCAGGAGTTTTGGATGCTTACAAACCCTTATTGGAACAATCAGCGCAGGAAATTCAAGAGATTTTTGAAATCAACTACGTGACTCCTGTTGAGTTGACTCGGCATTATTTGACACAAATGTTGGAAAATAAAAAAGGAATCATCATCAATATGTGTTCGATTGCTTCAAGTCTAGCTGGCGGAGGTGGTCACGCCTATACCTCGTCTAAGCACGCCTTAGCTGGCTTTACCAAGCAGTTGGCTCTAGACTATGCTGAGACTGGTATTCAGGTCTTTGGGATTGCTCCAGGGGCAGTCAAGACAGCTATGACCGCTGCGGACTTTGAACCAGGTGGATTGGCGAACTGGGTGGCTAGTGAAACTCCCATCAAACGCTGGATTGAGCCAGAGGAAGTAGCAGAGATTAGCCTTTTCTTAGCAAGTGGAAAAGCGAGCGCCATGCAAGGACAAATCTTGACAATAGATGGTGGCTGGTCTTTGAAGTAG
- a CDS encoding DUF2829 domain-containing protein — translation MTFEEILPGLKAKKKYVRAGWGGAENYVQLFDTIEQNGVALEVTPYFLINVSGDGEGFSMWSPTPCDVLATDWVEVHD, via the coding sequence ATGACTTTTGAAGAAATCCTGCCTGGATTAAAAGCTAAGAAAAAATATGTACGCGCTGGTTGGGGAGGGGCTGAAAACTATGTCCAACTCTTTGACACTATCGAACAAAACGGGGTTGCACTTGAAGTGACGCCTTATTTTCTCATCAACGTGTCTGGAGATGGCGAAGGCTTTTCCATGTGGAGCCCGACACCTTGTGATGTTTTAGCGACGGATTGGGTAGAAGTGCATGACTAG
- a CDS encoding glucosaminidase domain-containing protein, with protein MKRWKVALVSAGLLGCFFTVVETAKAEEGTWQGKTYLKADGKPATNQWIYDQTQQAWFYLTADGNRAENGWLTVGDKDYYFNEAGKLATKTWVGQYYVTGSGTKAKEQWVFNQEQESWYYLKSDGQKAQKEWIQQGQEKYYLKADGKMAKDEWITQGENQYYINSQGKMLKNAWLGKNYISENGHKVKQAWIYDDNYSSWFYLQQDGTYAENRWLTIDGKDYHFKSGGYLSTERWIDRFYVAKSGAKLKSEWLFDKNYDAWFYLKSDGSYAEKGWETIKEKDYHFKSGGYLSTERWIDRFYVAKSGAKLKSEWLFDKNYNSWFYLKADGTYAEKGWQTIKGKDYHFKSGGYLSTETWIDRSYVTSSGAKAGKGWLFDKNYNSWFYINSDGNYANKEWLWDNGYYYLKSGGYMAASEWVWYKNNWFYLKSNGKMAEKELIYDSSDQSWYYLKSGGYMAKNETVDGHTLDASGRWHVADKTKYYKVKPITAYVYSASGEILSYINQGSIVSLDSSTRKGGRLAVSISGLSGYMNQSDLTAVDEGSEFIPHYTSDGKFLYHELSPYTSIKVAPHTSAMVIGKKYYSTDGEHFDGFTIKNPFLYKNLREPSNYSAAELDKLYSMMNLQDSPLAGKGATFKEAEERYGVNALYLMAHSALESAWGRSQIARDKNNFFGIAAYDTSPYLSAKSFDNVDKGILGAAKWIRENYIDYGRDHLGNKATGMNVRYASDPYWGEKIASIMMTINSKLGGKD; from the coding sequence ATGAAACGATGGAAAGTGGCCCTAGTAAGTGCTGGCTTATTGGGGTGTTTTTTTACTGTAGTGGAGACAGCAAAAGCAGAAGAGGGAACTTGGCAAGGAAAGACCTACCTCAAAGCAGACGGGAAACCAGCAACCAACCAATGGATCTATGACCAAACGCAACAGGCCTGGTTTTATTTAACAGCTGATGGAAACCGTGCTGAGAACGGTTGGTTGACTGTTGGTGATAAGGATTACTATTTTAACGAAGCTGGAAAATTAGCTACGAAAACGTGGGTTGGCCAGTACTATGTGACTGGAAGTGGTACTAAAGCCAAGGAACAGTGGGTATTTAATCAGGAACAAGAATCCTGGTATTATCTCAAGTCTGATGGTCAGAAAGCTCAAAAAGAATGGATTCAACAAGGTCAGGAAAAATATTACCTTAAAGCAGACGGGAAAATGGCCAAAGATGAGTGGATCACTCAAGGGGAGAACCAGTACTACATCAATTCACAAGGTAAAATGCTGAAAAATGCTTGGCTTGGTAAGAACTATATATCAGAAAATGGTCATAAGGTTAAACAAGCCTGGATTTATGATGACAACTATAGCAGTTGGTTCTACCTTCAACAAGACGGTACTTATGCTGAAAATAGGTGGTTAACTATAGATGGGAAGGACTACCATTTTAAATCAGGCGGTTATCTTTCTACTGAGCGTTGGATTGATCGCTTCTATGTTGCGAAGAGTGGAGCTAAATTGAAATCGGAATGGCTCTTTGATAAGAATTATGATGCTTGGTTTTACTTGAAATCTGATGGTAGCTATGCCGAAAAAGGCTGGGAAACGATTAAAGAAAAAGATTACCATTTCAAATCAGGCGGCTATCTTTCTACCGAGCGCTGGATTGACCGCTTCTATGTTGCTAAAAGTGGAGCCAAACTGAAATCGGAATGGCTCTTTGACAAGAATTATAACTCTTGGTTTTACTTGAAAGCTGACGGAACCTATGCTGAAAAAGGTTGGCAAACCATCAAAGGCAAGGATTACCATTTCAAATCAGGCGGCTACCTCTCTACGGAAACTTGGATTGACCGCAGTTATGTGACGAGCAGTGGTGCAAAAGCTGGCAAAGGGTGGCTCTTTGACAAGAATTATAACTCTTGGTTCTATATTAACTCTGATGGAAATTATGCCAATAAAGAATGGCTCTGGGATAATGGTTACTACTATCTCAAATCTGGTGGTTATATGGCTGCGAGTGAGTGGGTATGGTACAAGAACAATTGGTTCTACCTCAAGTCAAATGGAAAGATGGCTGAGAAAGAATTAATCTACGATTCATCCGACCAATCATGGTATTACCTTAAATCAGGCGGTTATATGGCAAAAAATGAAACTGTGGATGGTCATACCTTGGATGCTTCTGGTAGATGGCATGTTGCGGATAAAACCAAATATTACAAAGTTAAACCAATCACTGCCTATGTCTATAGTGCATCTGGAGAAATCTTGAGTTACATTAACCAAGGAAGCATTGTCTCACTGGATAGCTCGACTCGAAAAGGTGGCCGACTTGCAGTTTCGATTTCTGGCTTATCTGGCTATATGAATCAAAGTGATTTGACTGCAGTGGATGAAGGAAGCGAGTTTATCCCTCATTATACTAGTGATGGGAAATTCCTCTACCATGAACTCTCTCCTTATACGAGTATCAAAGTAGCTCCACACACTTCTGCTATGGTTATTGGTAAGAAGTACTACTCAACTGATGGAGAGCATTTTGATGGCTTTACCATTAAAAATCCTTTCCTCTATAAAAACTTGAGAGAGCCAAGTAATTATAGTGCAGCTGAATTGGATAAACTGTATTCGATGATGAACTTGCAGGATAGTCCTCTTGCAGGTAAAGGAGCGACTTTCAAAGAAGCTGAGGAACGCTATGGCGTCAATGCCCTTTACTTGATGGCACATAGTGCTCTTGAAAGTGCGTGGGGACGCAGTCAAATTGCCAGAGATAAGAACAACTTCTTTGGTATTGCTGCTTATGATACTAGCCCATATCTCTCAGCCAAGAGCTTTGATAATGTGGACAAAGGAATTCTCGGAGCGGCCAAGTGGATCCGTGAGAATTACATCGACTATGGTAGAGACCATCTTGGAAACAAGGCAACCGGAATGAATGTTCGCTATGCTTCTGATCCATACTGGGGTGAGAAGATAGCCAGCATCATGATGACCATCAATAGCAAACTTGGTGGGAAAGACTAA
- a CDS encoding dihydroorotate dehydrogenase, which yields MALFSAQEQLYYKEKVMTRNRLQVSLPGLDLKNPIIPASGCFGFGQEYAKYYDLDLLGSIMIKATTLDPRFGNPTPRVAETPAGMLNAIGLQNPGLEAVLAEKLPWLEREYPTLPIIANVAGFSKQEYAAVSQGISKAANVKAIELNISCPNVDHGNHGFLIGQDPDLAYEVVKAAVEASDVPVYVKLTPSVTDVVTIAKAAEDAGASGLTMINTLVGMRFDLKTRKPILANGTGGMSGPAVFPVALKLIRQVAQTTDLPIIGMGGVDSAEAALEMYLAGASAIGVGTANFTNPYACPDIIENLPKVMDKYGISSLEELRKEVKASLR from the coding sequence ATGGCCCTGTTTTCCGCACAGGAACAGTTGTATTATAAGGAGAAAGTCATGACTAGAAATCGTTTACAAGTTTCTCTACCGGGCTTGGACTTGAAAAATCCTATCATACCAGCATCAGGCTGTTTTGGTTTTGGTCAAGAGTATGCTAAGTACTATGATTTAGACCTTTTAGGCTCCATTATGATCAAGGCGACGACACTTGACCCCCGTTTTGGCAATCCTACTCCCAGGGTTGCAGAGACACCTGCTGGTATGCTCAACGCAATCGGCTTGCAAAATCCTGGTTTAGAAGCTGTTTTAGCTGAAAAACTACCTTGGCTGGAAAGAGAGTATCCTACGCTTCCCATCATCGCAAATGTTGCAGGCTTTTCAAAACAAGAGTACGCTGCCGTTTCTCAGGGGATTTCCAAGGCAGCCAATGTAAAAGCTATCGAGCTCAATATCTCTTGTCCGAATGTGGATCATGGTAATCATGGTTTTTTGATTGGGCAAGATCCTGATCTAGCTTATGAAGTGGTAAAGGCAGCTGTGGAAGCCTCTGATGTGCCAGTTTATGTCAAGTTAACCCCTAGTGTAACGGATGTTGTCACCATCGCCAAAGCCGCAGAAGATGCAGGAGCAAGTGGCTTAACCATGATCAATACTCTAGTCGGTATGCGCTTTGACCTCAAAACAAGAAAACCAATCCTAGCCAATGGAACAGGTGGAATGTCTGGACCAGCAGTCTTTCCAGTAGCCCTCAAACTCATCCGACAAGTAGCCCAAACAACAGACCTGCCCATCATTGGAATGGGGGGAGTGGATTCGGCTGAAGCAGCGCTAGAAATGTATCTGGCTGGTGCCTCTGCCATTGGGGTTGGAACAGCTAACTTTACCAATCCATATGCCTGTCCTGATATTATTGAAAATTTACCAAAAGTCATGGATAAATACGGCATTAGCAGTTTGGAAGAATTACGCAAGGAAGTCAAAGCCAGTCTGAGATAA
- a CDS encoding dihydroorotate dehydrogenase electron transfer subunit: protein MNPTCKKRLGAIRLETMKVVAQEEIAPAIFELVLEGEMVEAMRAGQFLHLRVPDDAHLLRRPISISSIDKAKKQCRLIYRIEGAGTAIFSTLSQGDTLDVMGPQGNGFDLSDLDDPSQVLLVGGGIGVPPLLEVAKELYARGVKVVTVLGFANKDAVILETELTQYGQVFVTTDDGSYGIKGNVSVVINDLDSQFDAVYSCGAPGMMKYINQRFYDHPRAYLSLESRMACGMGACYACVLKVPDSETISQRVCEDGPVFRTGTVVL from the coding sequence ATGAATCCCACATGTAAGAAGCGTTTGGGTGCCATTCGTTTGGAAACTATGAAGGTGGTTGCACAGGAGGAAATTGCGCCAGCAATCTTTGAATTAGTCTTAGAAGGAGAAATGGTTGAAGCGATGCGAGCAGGTCAATTTCTACATTTGCGTGTGCCTGATGATGCCCATCTCTTGCGTCGTCCTATTTCAATCTCATCTATTGACAAGGCTAAGAAGCAGTGTCGACTCATTTATCGGATTGAGGGTGCAGGGACCGCTATTTTTTCAACATTAAGTCAGGGTGATACACTTGATGTGATGGGACCTCAGGGGAACGGTTTTGACTTGTCTGACCTGGACGACCCGAGCCAAGTTCTCCTTGTTGGTGGGGGTATTGGTGTTCCACCCTTGCTTGAGGTGGCCAAGGAATTGTATGCGCGTGGGGTGAAAGTAGTGACAGTCCTCGGTTTTGCCAACAAGGATGCTGTTATTCTCGAAACAGAATTAACCCAGTATGGTCAGGTTTTTGTAACGACAGATGATGGTTCTTATGGCATTAAGGGAAATGTGTCAGTCGTCATCAATGATTTAGACAGTCAATTTGATGCTGTTTACTCCTGTGGGGCTCCTGGAATGATGAAGTATATCAATCAAAGATTTTATGATCACCCAAGAGCCTACCTATCTCTGGAATCTCGTATGGCTTGTGGGATGGGAGCTTGCTATGCCTGTGTCCTAAAAGTGCCAGATAGTGAGACTATTAGCCAACGCGTCTGTGAAGATGGCCCTGTTTTCCGCACAGGAACAGTTGTATTATAA
- the gloA gene encoding lactoylglutathione lyase, with the protein MASKMLHTCLRVENLEKSIAFYQDAFGFKELRRRDFPDHAFTIVYLGLDGDDYELELTYNYDHGPYVVGDGFAHIALSTPDLEALHQEHSEKGYEVTAPNGLPGTQPNYYFVKDPDGYKVEVIREK; encoded by the coding sequence ATGGCTTCAAAAATGCTACACACTTGCTTACGAGTAGAAAACCTTGAAAAATCAATCGCATTCTATCAAGATGCTTTTGGTTTTAAAGAATTGCGTCGCAGGGATTTTCCAGATCATGCTTTCACCATTGTCTATCTAGGACTTGATGGTGATGACTACGAGTTGGAATTGACCTATAACTATGATCACGGCCCTTATGTGGTTGGAGATGGGTTTGCCCATATCGCCCTCAGTACACCTGATCTTGAGGCGCTTCATCAAGAACATAGCGAGAAGGGCTATGAGGTGACAGCGCCTAACGGACTTCCAGGAACTCAACCAAACTATTACTTTGTCAAAGATCCTGACGGTTACAAGGTCGAAGTCATTCGTGAAAAATAA